One part of the Streptomyces ferrugineus genome encodes these proteins:
- a CDS encoding sensor histidine kinase — MRENRKEPFPRARAAERVAREAGLLGMVAVVAWESANRIDSLWTSVDFVAEPRWTWVSVGGAVFVTLLRLWSPALAVVAAAALFGWLPASCIAVTVTAYTVCGRFRSKRRRFAVLGVAAVTGYGAALASSGMPDSVVTSLHLVTALVCLGLPAGVRALLGTADHVVRTLRERAHFLEENYRLAQSAARLQERSRIAQEMHDQLGHRLSLISLYAGAMEMAASGGAPASGGGEAQLIRGTAQTAMRELRATLGILRSAEPDGTALQPVEETGLRSDITRLVEQSRSAGVEVGLTWSGADLHDVALPVRRAVHRVVREGLTNVHRHAPGSTVSVMVERVPGRVRLEVRDRRGHMAAPGRNSPAAGAGMGLVGVQERVALLGGSLVAGRAEDGGFRLAAELPLRVGEETRPVLRRTRLNEAVTAAGAGANVLSVGTTEPLALFGRWAGQGTSAVLGVGLVAVAALVAVALDTLPWHSPEYRNMVQNPGIEAVSIGMTREQVAGIVGSDDPVARLAARSVESSRPSAGPCLYTQGWPSERHARVWRFCFRRDVLISVDQLGGGGDGGP, encoded by the coding sequence ATGCGGGAGAATCGGAAGGAGCCGTTCCCCAGAGCGCGGGCCGCCGAGCGGGTCGCACGGGAGGCCGGACTGCTCGGCATGGTCGCCGTGGTTGCCTGGGAGTCCGCCAACCGGATCGATTCCCTGTGGACGTCGGTGGACTTCGTGGCCGAACCGCGTTGGACATGGGTGTCCGTGGGCGGCGCGGTCTTCGTCACGCTCCTTCGGCTGTGGTCGCCGGCCCTCGCAGTGGTCGCCGCGGCCGCGCTGTTCGGCTGGTTGCCCGCGTCGTGCATTGCCGTGACGGTGACGGCCTACACGGTCTGCGGGCGGTTCCGATCGAAGCGGCGGCGGTTCGCCGTGCTGGGCGTGGCCGCCGTGACCGGTTACGGAGCCGCGCTGGCCTCCAGCGGCATGCCGGACTCCGTGGTGACGAGCCTTCACCTGGTCACAGCACTGGTCTGCCTGGGACTGCCCGCCGGAGTGCGGGCCCTGCTCGGGACGGCCGACCACGTGGTCCGCACCCTGCGGGAGCGGGCGCACTTCCTCGAGGAGAACTACCGCCTGGCACAGTCGGCGGCACGTCTTCAGGAACGGTCCCGCATAGCCCAGGAGATGCACGACCAGCTGGGCCACCGGCTGAGTCTCATCTCCCTCTACGCGGGAGCCATGGAGATGGCGGCGAGCGGCGGGGCGCCGGCTTCGGGCGGTGGAGAGGCTCAGCTGATCCGCGGCACCGCACAGACCGCCATGCGCGAACTACGGGCGACTCTCGGCATACTGCGCTCGGCGGAGCCCGACGGCACGGCCCTGCAGCCGGTCGAGGAGACCGGCCTGCGCTCCGACATCACGAGGCTGGTCGAGCAGTCCCGGTCCGCGGGCGTGGAAGTCGGCCTCACGTGGTCCGGGGCGGACCTGCACGACGTCGCGCTCCCGGTGCGGCGGGCCGTACACCGCGTAGTCCGTGAGGGGCTGACCAACGTACACCGCCACGCGCCCGGCTCGACCGTCTCGGTCATGGTCGAGCGAGTTCCCGGTCGTGTGCGCCTGGAAGTCCGCGACAGACGGGGCCACATGGCGGCGCCAGGCAGGAACTCGCCGGCCGCCGGTGCCGGTATGGGACTGGTCGGCGTGCAGGAGCGTGTGGCCCTGCTGGGAGGCAGCCTCGTCGCCGGCCGCGCGGAGGACGGGGGCTTCCGGCTGGCAGCGGAGCTGCCCCTGCGTGTGGGCGAGGAGACTCGCCCAGTCCTCCGACGGACCAGACTGAACGAAGCGGTCACCGCGGCCGGGGCTGGGGCGAACGTTTTGTCCGTCGGCACCACCGAACCGCTGGCACTCTTCGGCCGCTGGGCAGGCCAGGGAACATCCGCTGTGCTCGGCGTCGGCCTGGTGGCCGTCGCGGCACTGGTCGCCGTGGCACTCGACACCCTGCCCTGGCATTCGCCGGAGTACCGGAACATGGTGCAGAATCCGGGCATCGAGGCTGTGTCCATCGGCATGACGCGTGAGCAAGTGGCCGGCATCGTCGGGTCCGACGACCCTGTGGCGCGGTTGGCCGCACGATCCGTGGAATCGTCCCGACCGTCCGCCGGCCCGTGCCTGTACACGCAGGGATGGCCAAGTGAGCGGCACGCCCGTGTCTGGCGCTTCTGTTTCCGGCGGGATGTCCTGATCAGCGTCGACCAGCTCGGAGGTGGTGGTGACGGTGGCCCGTAG
- a CDS encoding response regulator produces MSEYPIGPIRVLLADDDALLRMALRLVLAHADDIEVAAEAVDGAEAVDLAVRHHIDVVLMDIRMPGTDGLTATEALSDLAPAVRVVMLTTFGEDEYVTRALAAGAAGFVLKDTGPQELIQAVRVAASGEAILSPRITRGLIEQHVVTNARRAAEARRQVETLTARERDVLALVGRGLSNADVGRRLHLGEGTVKTHVRSILAKLGCANRVQAAILAHEAGLPQEA; encoded by the coding sequence ATGAGTGAGTACCCGATCGGACCGATCAGGGTCCTACTGGCCGACGACGACGCACTGCTGCGGATGGCTTTGCGCCTCGTTCTCGCACATGCGGATGACATCGAGGTGGCCGCGGAGGCCGTCGACGGTGCGGAGGCGGTCGACCTCGCCGTCCGCCACCACATCGACGTGGTGCTGATGGACATCCGTATGCCGGGCACGGACGGTCTCACCGCCACCGAGGCCCTGTCCGACCTGGCCCCAGCGGTTCGCGTCGTCATGCTGACCACCTTCGGCGAGGACGAGTACGTCACCCGGGCACTGGCCGCCGGGGCCGCGGGCTTCGTTCTCAAGGACACCGGCCCGCAGGAACTCATCCAGGCGGTGCGCGTGGCTGCGAGTGGTGAGGCGATCCTCTCCCCGCGTATCACCCGCGGCCTCATCGAACAGCACGTGGTCACGAACGCGCGGCGGGCCGCCGAGGCGCGGCGGCAGGTGGAGACGCTGACCGCACGCGAACGGGACGTGCTGGCTCTGGTCGGACGGGGTCTTTCCAACGCCGACGTCGGCAGAAGGCTCCACCTGGGCGAGGGCACCGTCAAGACGCACGTGCGGAGCATCCTGGCCAAGCTGGGCTGCGCCAACCGAGTCCAGGCGGCGATCCTCGCGCACGAGGCCGGCCTGCCACAGGAAGCATGA
- a CDS encoding Mu transposase domain-containing protein gives MPRRKRRKKKAGSSRCPRAVRDRPLVRPAGGPLRAGRCPRTNRYPVPVRLVGRLVRVLPHAREAVAYDGRTEVARHERLVTKGRGPARTRPLPGGPAAQTGRSARSQTEAARSS, from the coding sequence ATGCCCCGTCGAAAAAGACGGAAGAAGAAGGCTGGCTCGAGCCGCTGCCCCCGAGCCGTTCGAGACCGGCCGCTGGTCCGACCCGCGGGTGGACCACTACGGGCAGGTCGGTGTCCGCGCACCAACCGCTACCCGGTTCCGGTGCGGCTGGTCGGACGGTTGGTGCGCGTCCTGCCGCACGCCCGCGAAGCGGTCGCCTACGACGGCAGGACCGAGGTCGCCCGGCACGAGCGCCTGGTCACCAAGGGGCGGGGGCCGGCGCGAACTCGACCACTGCCTGGAGGCCCTGCTGCGCAAACCGGGCGCTCTGCCCGGAGCCAGACGGAAGCTGCTCGGTCGTCGTGA
- a CDS encoding oxidoreductase yields MNLNLTNKTAVVTGASRGIGLATVRTLIGEGVRVVGAARTITTELKETGAHAVSADLSTAEGVSALIDSALAELGGIDLLVNNVGGGDKASLGFLDADDTEWTHMFDINVLSTVRTTRAALPSLIERRGAIVNISSITARMPVGHPATYSSAKAALATLGKSLAEEFGPRGVRVNTVSPGLVRTPVYEDPDGPVGKLAAAAGMSLAEMVQQIARAQNITTGRMSEAEEVAALIAFLLSDVAGNITGANYVIDGGTIKTV; encoded by the coding sequence ATGAACCTCAACCTCACCAACAAGACCGCAGTCGTCACCGGTGCCAGCCGGGGCATCGGGCTCGCCACGGTCCGGACCCTGATCGGTGAAGGCGTCCGAGTCGTGGGCGCCGCCCGCACTATTACGACCGAGCTGAAGGAAACCGGCGCGCACGCGGTGTCGGCCGACCTGAGCACCGCGGAAGGAGTCTCCGCCCTCATCGACAGCGCTCTCGCCGAGCTGGGCGGCATCGACCTGCTGGTGAACAACGTGGGAGGCGGAGACAAGGCATCCCTCGGCTTCCTCGATGCTGACGACACCGAGTGGACTCACATGTTCGACATCAACGTGCTCAGCACCGTACGTACCACTCGTGCCGCCCTGCCCAGCCTGATCGAGCGCAGGGGAGCGATCGTCAACATCTCGTCCATCACTGCCCGGATGCCTGTCGGCCACCCGGCCACGTACAGCTCGGCCAAGGCGGCGCTCGCCACGCTCGGCAAGTCCCTGGCCGAGGAGTTCGGCCCCCGAGGCGTACGCGTGAACACCGTTTCCCCCGGCCTGGTCCGCACCCCCGTCTATGAGGACCCCGACGGCCCCGTGGGCAAGCTGGCCGCCGCAGCCGGCATGAGCCTTGCCGAAATGGTCCAGCAGATCGCGAGGGCGCAGAACATCACGACCGGCCGCATGTCCGAAGCCGAAGAGGTGGCCGCCCTCATCGCGTTCCTCCTCTCCGACGTCGCCGGAAACATCACCGGCGCCAACTACGTCATCGACGGCGGCACGATCAAGACGGTCTGA
- a CDS encoding MBL fold metallo-hydrolase: MRHGGQRNPCGGTGSVTDLLGDTKLSYVPDGHATMNARMLLPETSDEDWAQNAEYLDEDGCVMAGVGGLLVERDGRALLIDAGVGPLTLGPPLNPYGVVTGGALLDSLATLGCKPADIEAVALTHLHADHFGWAWHPAPGSDKPAFAGAACLVAEPEWTQRQHAEAKGMGDMIKALAPYVRTVADGEEIFPGVHVMLTPGHSPGHTSYVIDAGGQRVIAFGDAFHSSVQIAHPLWENVLDHDHPQATSLRHRLVVELAQPDTIGFGVHFADMPFGRVQIEGDQASWHPVDA, translated from the coding sequence GTGCGGCACGGTGGACAGCGGAATCCGTGCGGAGGGACCGGCTCCGTCACGGATCTCCTCGGCGACACCAAGCTGAGCTACGTCCCCGACGGCCATGCCACGATGAACGCCCGGATGCTGCTGCCGGAAACCAGCGACGAGGACTGGGCACAGAACGCCGAGTACCTCGACGAGGACGGGTGCGTGATGGCCGGCGTCGGGGGACTGCTGGTGGAGCGCGACGGCCGGGCCCTGCTCATCGATGCCGGGGTCGGCCCGCTGACGCTGGGGCCGCCACTGAACCCGTACGGCGTCGTCACCGGCGGCGCGCTGCTGGACAGCCTCGCCACGCTCGGCTGCAAGCCCGCGGACATCGAGGCCGTCGCCCTCACTCACCTGCACGCCGACCACTTCGGGTGGGCCTGGCACCCCGCCCCAGGCAGCGACAAGCCCGCCTTCGCAGGCGCCGCCTGCCTGGTCGCAGAGCCCGAGTGGACCCAGCGCCAGCACGCCGAAGCGAAGGGCATGGGCGACATGATCAAGGCCCTGGCGCCGTATGTGCGCACCGTGGCCGACGGCGAGGAGATCTTCCCCGGCGTCCACGTCATGCTCACCCCCGGCCACAGCCCCGGCCACACCTCCTACGTCATCGACGCCGGCGGACAGCGGGTCATTGCCTTCGGCGACGCCTTCCACTCGTCCGTCCAGATCGCCCACCCGCTGTGGGAGAACGTCCTCGACCACGACCACCCGCAGGCCACCAGCCTGCGCCACCGCCTCGTTGTCGAGCTGGCCCAGCCCGACACGATCGGCTTCGGCGTCCACTTCGCCGACATGCCCTTCGGCCGCGTCCAGATCGAGGGCGACCAGGCGTCCTGGCACCCCGTCGACGCCTGA
- a CDS encoding thioredoxin domain-containing protein, protein MNTLDPAITLETVEDVSAIEGLAEALYDWLGNTEQTVGCTLEEFREGMSASEHAVTVIAWKAGAVVGWADVFDPAEEEGTTAKHVVIPTESVHLDVCRSLLQAARVLAGPAGLQWDTDNGPAQRQLAAELGAVSTELGDHVWQASVRDRPALAELTGLPEPMSVRALSDPPTDEELAQYARLYTAAGEPRCADGCTAVWDSAAIADMLAERDPDQLSFLLEDSAGIRAEVTVDVDVVGGSAGIWPVHGQVAADELAVLIATALEEVRVRHPHVQSVRTYVPDTAEVISAGLAGAGFTAVGRDVCYRFD, encoded by the coding sequence ATGAACACGCTGGATCCGGCCATTACTCTCGAAACCGTTGAGGATGTCAGTGCGATCGAGGGACTGGCCGAGGCGCTCTACGACTGGCTCGGTAACACCGAGCAGACCGTAGGGTGCACGCTCGAAGAGTTCCGTGAGGGCATGAGCGCCTCCGAACACGCCGTGACCGTGATCGCCTGGAAGGCGGGCGCTGTCGTGGGCTGGGCCGACGTCTTTGACCCTGCTGAGGAGGAAGGAACCACCGCCAAGCACGTCGTGATCCCGACCGAGAGCGTGCACCTCGATGTCTGCCGGAGTCTGTTGCAGGCCGCGCGCGTGCTCGCCGGCCCGGCGGGGCTGCAGTGGGACACCGACAACGGTCCGGCACAGCGGCAGCTGGCAGCCGAACTCGGCGCCGTATCGACGGAGCTGGGGGATCACGTCTGGCAGGCATCCGTCCGCGACCGGCCCGCCCTGGCCGAGCTGACCGGGTTGCCGGAGCCGATGTCCGTCCGGGCGCTCTCGGACCCGCCGACGGACGAGGAACTGGCCCAGTACGCCAGGCTCTACACCGCGGCCGGGGAACCGCGCTGCGCCGACGGGTGTACGGCCGTCTGGGACTCCGCCGCGATCGCCGACATGCTCGCAGAACGGGACCCCGACCAGCTCAGCTTCCTGCTGGAGGATTCCGCGGGGATCCGAGCGGAAGTCACGGTCGACGTGGACGTAGTCGGCGGCTCCGCCGGTATCTGGCCGGTCCACGGCCAGGTGGCGGCCGATGAACTGGCGGTACTGATAGCCACGGCGCTGGAGGAGGTGCGCGTGCGACACCCGCATGTTCAATCGGTGAGGACGTACGTCCCGGACACCGCGGAGGTGATCTCGGCAGGGCTGGCCGGCGCTGGTTTCACCGCCGTCGGCCGCGACGTCTGCTACCGCTTCGACTGA